A single region of the Acetivibrio cellulolyticus CD2 genome encodes:
- a CDS encoding sigma-70 family RNA polymerase sigma factor — MTELVEKAKAGNKNAFMELVDTMKVQLYKTALVRLGNEQDALDAVQEALYKAFSNIRKLRENQFFKTWLIRILLNECNNIEQYKRKVIPLDSEINHSEQHDEYDSDESMDIQNLTNRLEAIYKEVIDLRYNHDLKFEDIASVLDIPIGTVKSRLNRAHKLLKEQLGANYTKKEVSL, encoded by the coding sequence TTGACCGAACTTGTTGAAAAAGCTAAAGCAGGTAACAAAAATGCTTTCATGGAGCTGGTAGATACTATGAAAGTACAATTGTATAAAACTGCATTAGTTAGACTCGGAAACGAGCAAGATGCTTTAGATGCCGTACAAGAAGCACTTTATAAGGCTTTTTCAAACATTAGAAAATTGCGGGAAAACCAGTTTTTTAAAACATGGTTAATAAGAATTCTTCTCAATGAGTGTAATAACATTGAACAATATAAACGGAAAGTCATTCCTCTAGACAGTGAAATAAACCATTCTGAGCAGCACGATGAATATGATTCCGACGAGTCGATGGATATACAAAACCTTACAAACAGACTGGAGGCCATTTACAAGGAGGTAATTGACCTCCGGTATAACCATGACTTAAAATTTGAAGACATCGCATCGGTGCTTGATATACCTATAGGGACAGTGAAATCCAGGCTTAACAGAGCCCACAAATTACTTAAGGAGCAACTTGGTGCTAATTATACCAAAAAGGAGGTATCTTTATGA
- the glgA gene encoding glycogen synthase GlgA has product MKKTKVLFVSSEVDPFAKSGGLADVAASLPKALNGLGQDVRVVMPKYKNIPKKYVEEMEYLGYVYVDISWRHQFCGIMKYEKDGVVYYFLDNEYYFGRDGYYGYDDEAERFAFFSMALLSMLPVIDFKPDIIHCNDWQTGTVSLLLKANYKNNEFYKDIKTVFTIHNLKYQGVYPKEVLGGVLGLSWEYFTPDGVEFFDNINYLKAGLVYSDIITTVSKTYAEEIKTDFFGEKLNNVLNKRSQDLYGILNGIDMESNDPAKDNKIFANFTADNLDGKMTNKQMLQKSLGLPERIDIPVIGIISRLVDQKGFDIINYVMDDIMNLDIQLVLLGAGDYSYEQAFKHYQEKYPGKISVNLKYDAVLSQRIYAGSDMFLMPSLFEPCGLSQMFSLRYGTIPIVRETGGLKDTISQYNDITHEGNGFTFTRYNAHDMLYAIKEAVHFYYHRSTWNWLMKKGMAVDFSWEKSAKEYMEVYKKAIAKK; this is encoded by the coding sequence ATGAAGAAGACTAAGGTGCTTTTTGTTTCATCCGAAGTAGATCCCTTTGCAAAATCCGGTGGACTTGCCGATGTGGCGGCTTCACTGCCGAAGGCGTTGAATGGGTTGGGACAGGACGTTAGAGTAGTAATGCCGAAGTATAAGAACATTCCTAAAAAGTATGTAGAAGAAATGGAGTACTTGGGCTATGTATATGTAGATATTTCTTGGAGACATCAATTCTGTGGAATAATGAAATACGAGAAAGACGGAGTTGTCTATTATTTTCTTGACAATGAATACTATTTCGGAAGAGATGGCTATTATGGCTATGATGATGAAGCAGAGCGTTTTGCATTCTTTTCTATGGCTTTATTGTCCATGCTTCCAGTAATTGATTTTAAGCCAGATATAATACATTGCAATGACTGGCAAACAGGAACGGTTAGTTTACTTCTCAAAGCTAATTACAAAAACAATGAGTTTTATAAAGATATAAAAACGGTATTTACGATACATAATTTGAAGTATCAAGGAGTTTATCCAAAAGAGGTTTTAGGCGGTGTATTAGGACTTAGCTGGGAATACTTTACTCCTGATGGAGTCGAGTTTTTTGACAATATCAACTATTTAAAAGCCGGGTTGGTGTATTCTGATATAATTACAACAGTAAGCAAAACCTATGCGGAAGAGATAAAAACGGATTTCTTTGGAGAAAAACTCAATAATGTTCTCAATAAAAGGTCCCAGGACCTGTATGGAATTCTTAACGGAATTGATATGGAGAGCAATGACCCTGCTAAAGATAATAAAATCTTTGCAAACTTTACCGCAGACAACCTTGATGGTAAGATGACAAATAAGCAAATGCTTCAAAAGAGCCTTGGACTGCCTGAAAGAATTGATATACCGGTTATAGGTATAATATCCAGATTGGTTGATCAAAAGGGTTTTGATATTATAAATTATGTTATGGATGATATTATGAATCTGGATATTCAACTTGTACTTCTCGGAGCAGGAGACTACAGTTATGAACAGGCGTTTAAACACTATCAGGAAAAATATCCGGGAAAAATATCCGTAAATCTCAAATATGATGCAGTTCTCTCACAGAGAATTTATGCCGGTTCAGATATGTTTCTTATGCCTTCACTGTTTGAACCATGTGGATTAAGCCAGATGTTTAGTCTAAGATACGGTACTATACCTATTGTCAGAGAAACCGGAGGGCTTAAAGATACCATTTCGCAGTATAATGATATAACGCATGAAGGTAACGGCTTTACATTTACCAGATATAATGCGCATGATATGCTTTATGCTATCAAGGAGGCGGTACATTTCTACTACCATAGATCTACATGGAACTGGCTGATGAAGAAGGGAATGGCTGTAGACTTCAGTTGGGAAAAGTCTGCAAAAGAGTATATGGAAGTCTACAAGAAAGCTATTGCTAAGAAATAG
- a CDS encoding Ig-like domain-containing protein, giving the protein MNCKEIIDNLEAYVQDELKENEKVELEKHLSECPLCTKEYLQLKYSIESIKKAYSDVKIPEKLNTISLPNKNSNSKKHFITVKKAAIAIACVFALLLGIIFIPNSTFTEKVIAGDYRGGFTLTPVSLDSTGVKPDSEFILESKNSIELKKLEGSLSIDNEPAPVISKNGSNSFKIKPSKDFEQNSLYTFRIKSPDRSDITWTFQTCAAFKILSAFPGDKTTDVPTNSGIEIYFSHEGFEDIDNYFEIYPKAEGRFERHKKTMVFVPKALKESTLYTVKVKRGLKLAGTDYSLSEDFTFQFETTATNQSEPYNKGFFSYNQNINEYTSNESPYLSINHYINTDNFKDPVKVKTSVYSYKDINSFIEALKNKNSFNASSWAYRSSSKNSIPIKGLEKVIEFEQRFNANSNDKQQFIKLPSSLSKGFYLVDSNWEDLKFQTFIQVTDIGMYLMNSTNKTLIWLNDLSSKKAIYNAKISQVDSNKTYTTDKEGIAYFDSPSPKNASGECTTFYKIETEDNKQAVVTSGSNSYGVYEDNNSSKYWNFIQLDRNLYKPDDTVNFWGLVKDRYSNEKIESMVVEVNQGSSYFQRYINSRQGDKDVIGYYPMSEPPLVSQDITTKDGVFNGNFTLPNLDPGGYQLVVKKEDEIVASSYINIENFIKPAYKLDITKNKEAVFPGQEVNLNIKGSFFEGTAVPDLQVDYNINADNFGDTTVQKSITTDSSGCIDVKYVPNPSGNVQGEQYIDVYAHALLPEAGEISSNTQVRLFVNDINVNLTSEIKNQKAKINAVVNKVVLDRINSGTAKDSMDYLGDAVSGKTLTGTIYKHTWIEIEDGEYYDYINKVTQKRYRYEDHKEAFAHITMTTDASGKASYTLDAPDIKNGYYSAEIKCIDNSGRNMKFDCYIGNYTVNNYDDNRYFLDGGKENYKTGEKVDLTFKKGTKTMPAGSYVFIKAQNGIRSYEVGKAPNSSFIMDNKDTPNVCVTGVYFNGLTYVQSEEFNAVFNPDEKKLVIDAKLDKASYKPGDEVTVKISAKDKDGNPIKAVVNTSIVDEALFKLNEQYIETLQALYSTLPSGISYSYQSHANSGIGEVSKGSFGRGGIYTTFSTKAKSLNTAYMDIEFDAYNLESNTNTKAATREDFKDTAYFNTITLNNDGYGELKFKIPDNITSWRVSLSGVTPDLLAGSNKVNLNVTLPFFINYTLNTTYLDGDKPDLGVTAYGSDLKGNENVLFEVYDPQNQKVLASAKGKAFQRVNIPLWKFSEGKHDLIIKASTQSGLKDSLKHTVNVVKTYHQIDEALYYNLKSGMKFEGGTAGNTKLIFTDRGKGMYLGELNSLRYTSGNRIDQKLTAQIASDLISSYFQQSDPEDSVSPVNASSYQKDNGGIAVLPYGNSDIDLSAKISSLIKDEVNTFRLKEYFYTKLYDDSPGLKGNALYGLAVLKEPVLLELDKASEVKNASIKDLIYIALAYCELGELPKADKIFIEKITAHMKAYKPYYRIETGKDKDDILECTALAAILASKLDKPQKSGFYEYCVNNESKNMLTSIEKLLYIKEEIKKADAGPISFNYTLNEKSYSKTLNAGESFTLTLPSKDINNLKINSVTGDISMVSMFKKPLTDIKEPDNNLTIKKAYYSKKGKDEKTTFKQDEIVKVVITLDISKQAIDGSYQVTDFLPSGLKPIDNPSTMGVEPNSNEISYMESDGQKVTLYISKDQKKSPPLTYYARVISPGTYKADSAIIQSVSSKESLNTSDTSTIVIQ; this is encoded by the coding sequence ATGAACTGCAAAGAAATAATTGACAATTTAGAAGCATATGTACAGGACGAACTTAAAGAAAACGAAAAAGTGGAGCTTGAAAAGCATCTTAGCGAATGTCCTTTGTGTACCAAAGAATATTTGCAACTAAAATACTCCATTGAAAGTATAAAGAAAGCCTACTCGGATGTTAAAATTCCTGAAAAACTCAATACAATATCCTTGCCAAATAAAAATAGCAATAGCAAAAAACATTTTATAACTGTAAAAAAGGCTGCAATTGCAATAGCTTGTGTATTTGCGCTTTTACTGGGAATAATCTTTATACCAAATTCTACATTTACTGAAAAAGTAATTGCCGGTGATTACAGAGGTGGTTTTACTCTTACTCCAGTCAGCCTTGATTCAACTGGCGTAAAACCCGACAGTGAATTTATTCTTGAGTCAAAAAACAGTATTGAATTAAAAAAGTTGGAAGGTAGTTTATCAATTGATAACGAACCTGCACCGGTAATATCCAAAAATGGTTCAAATTCTTTTAAAATTAAGCCTTCTAAAGATTTTGAACAAAACTCCCTTTATACCTTCAGAATCAAATCACCAGACAGAAGCGATATAACCTGGACTTTCCAAACATGCGCAGCGTTTAAAATACTCAGTGCTTTTCCTGGTGACAAAACAACCGATGTGCCAACAAATTCAGGTATAGAAATTTACTTCAGTCATGAAGGTTTTGAAGATATTGATAATTATTTTGAGATATATCCCAAAGCAGAAGGACGCTTTGAAAGACATAAAAAAACAATGGTATTTGTACCAAAAGCATTAAAGGAAAGTACTCTTTATACAGTCAAAGTAAAAAGGGGCTTGAAACTTGCTGGTACAGACTATTCTTTAAGTGAAGACTTCACCTTTCAATTTGAAACAACTGCAACAAATCAAAGCGAGCCTTACAACAAGGGATTTTTCTCTTATAACCAAAACATAAATGAATACACTTCAAACGAAAGTCCATATCTTTCAATTAACCATTATATAAATACAGATAATTTTAAAGATCCTGTAAAAGTTAAGACAAGTGTCTACTCCTATAAAGATATCAATTCCTTCATTGAAGCACTAAAAAACAAAAATTCTTTTAATGCTTCATCCTGGGCCTATAGAAGTTCTTCAAAAAACTCTATACCTATTAAAGGTCTAGAGAAAGTTATTGAATTTGAGCAGAGATTTAACGCTAACTCTAATGATAAACAACAGTTTATTAAACTTCCCTCTTCTCTATCCAAAGGATTCTATCTTGTAGATAGCAATTGGGAGGATTTAAAATTTCAAACCTTTATCCAGGTAACCGATATTGGCATGTACCTGATGAATAGTACCAATAAAACTCTTATATGGCTAAATGACTTGAGCAGCAAAAAAGCCATTTACAATGCAAAAATATCGCAGGTAGACTCCAATAAAACTTATACTACCGATAAAGAAGGCATAGCTTACTTTGATTCCCCTTCACCTAAAAATGCTTCTGGAGAATGTACAACGTTTTACAAAATAGAAACAGAAGACAATAAACAAGCTGTAGTTACCAGCGGTTCAAACTCCTATGGCGTTTACGAGGATAACAACTCCAGTAAATACTGGAATTTCATACAACTCGACCGAAACCTCTATAAGCCCGATGATACTGTAAACTTCTGGGGACTTGTAAAAGACAGGTATTCTAATGAGAAAATTGAATCAATGGTTGTTGAAGTCAATCAAGGCAGCAGCTATTTTCAAAGATATATAAACTCCAGACAAGGAGATAAAGATGTTATAGGCTACTATCCTATGAGTGAACCTCCCCTTGTGAGTCAGGATATAACAACCAAAGATGGCGTATTCAATGGCAATTTTACACTTCCAAACCTTGACCCTGGTGGATATCAACTGGTAGTCAAAAAAGAAGATGAAATTGTTGCAAGCTCATACATCAATATTGAGAACTTTATAAAACCAGCTTATAAACTCGATATCACAAAGAATAAGGAAGCAGTTTTTCCTGGGCAAGAAGTAAACCTGAATATTAAAGGCTCATTCTTTGAAGGAACAGCTGTACCTGATCTTCAGGTAGACTATAACATTAATGCCGATAATTTTGGCGATACTACCGTACAAAAGTCCATTACAACAGATTCCTCCGGCTGTATTGACGTAAAATATGTTCCAAATCCATCAGGAAATGTTCAGGGAGAACAGTATATTGACGTATATGCCCATGCACTTCTCCCTGAAGCTGGAGAAATATCAAGTAATACACAGGTACGCCTTTTTGTTAATGATATCAATGTAAATCTTACGTCTGAAATAAAGAATCAAAAGGCTAAAATAAATGCTGTTGTAAATAAAGTTGTACTCGACAGAATTAACAGCGGAACTGCTAAAGATAGTATGGATTACCTTGGAGATGCTGTAAGCGGTAAAACCTTAACAGGAACAATATATAAGCATACCTGGATCGAAATTGAAGACGGTGAATACTACGATTATATAAACAAGGTTACTCAGAAGAGGTATCGGTATGAAGACCATAAAGAAGCATTTGCCCATATAACAATGACAACCGACGCTAGCGGGAAAGCCTCTTACACCTTGGATGCTCCTGACATAAAAAACGGTTACTACTCTGCTGAAATTAAATGTATAGATAATTCCGGAAGAAACATGAAGTTTGACTGCTATATAGGAAACTATACTGTAAACAACTATGATGATAACAGATATTTTCTTGATGGGGGTAAAGAGAATTATAAAACAGGCGAAAAAGTCGATCTCACCTTTAAAAAAGGTACTAAAACAATGCCTGCTGGGTCATATGTATTCATAAAAGCACAGAATGGAATCCGTAGTTATGAAGTCGGAAAAGCTCCAAATTCCAGCTTTATAATGGACAATAAGGACACACCTAATGTATGTGTAACAGGTGTTTACTTCAACGGATTAACATATGTACAGTCTGAAGAATTCAATGCAGTATTCAACCCTGATGAGAAAAAACTTGTAATAGACGCAAAATTGGATAAAGCATCCTATAAACCTGGTGATGAAGTAACTGTTAAAATTTCTGCGAAAGATAAAGACGGAAATCCAATAAAGGCTGTGGTTAACACAAGTATTGTTGATGAAGCTCTCTTCAAACTTAATGAACAGTACATTGAGACTCTTCAAGCCTTATACTCCACTCTTCCTTCCGGAATTAGCTATAGTTACCAGTCCCATGCAAATTCAGGTATTGGTGAAGTTTCTAAAGGGAGCTTTGGCAGGGGCGGAATCTATACAACTTTTTCTACAAAAGCTAAATCGCTCAATACTGCATATATGGATATAGAATTTGATGCATACAATCTTGAATCTAATACTAATACAAAGGCTGCAACCAGAGAGGACTTTAAGGACACAGCATACTTTAATACCATAACATTAAACAATGACGGATATGGTGAACTTAAATTCAAAATACCTGATAACATTACCTCATGGCGAGTATCTCTTTCCGGCGTAACTCCAGACTTGCTTGCAGGAAGCAACAAGGTCAATTTGAATGTCACCCTTCCTTTCTTTATAAACTATACCTTAAACACCACCTATTTAGATGGCGACAAGCCGGATTTAGGTGTTACAGCATATGGTAGTGACCTTAAAGGCAACGAGAATGTTTTATTTGAAGTGTACGATCCTCAAAATCAAAAAGTATTGGCAAGTGCCAAAGGTAAAGCTTTCCAGAGGGTTAATATACCGCTTTGGAAATTCAGTGAAGGCAAACACGATCTTATAATAAAAGCATCCACCCAGAGTGGATTAAAAGACTCTCTAAAGCACACTGTTAATGTTGTCAAAACATATCACCAGATTGATGAAGCGTTGTACTACAACCTCAAAAGCGGTATGAAATTCGAAGGAGGAACTGCGGGCAATACAAAACTTATATTTACCGACAGAGGAAAAGGTATGTATCTAGGTGAATTGAACTCCTTAAGATATACATCAGGTAACCGAATTGACCAAAAACTCACAGCTCAAATAGCAAGCGACCTGATTAGCAGCTATTTCCAGCAAAGTGATCCGGAAGATTCTGTTTCACCTGTTAACGCATCCAGCTACCAAAAAGACAATGGAGGTATTGCTGTCCTCCCTTATGGTAACAGCGATATTGATTTAAGTGCAAAGATATCATCTTTGATCAAGGACGAGGTAAATACCTTCAGACTTAAAGAGTATTTCTACACTAAACTTTATGATGATTCACCAGGTCTTAAAGGTAATGCGTTATATGGCCTTGCCGTATTGAAGGAACCTGTGCTTTTGGAGCTTGATAAAGCTTCAGAGGTTAAAAATGCAAGTATAAAGGATCTTATATATATAGCTCTTGCGTATTGTGAGCTTGGTGAACTTCCTAAAGCTGATAAGATCTTTATTGAAAAAATTACAGCTCATATGAAAGCATATAAACCTTATTACAGAATAGAAACTGGAAAAGACAAGGATGATATTCTCGAATGTACTGCACTTGCTGCAATACTGGCATCGAAGCTCGATAAACCTCAAAAATCAGGCTTTTATGAGTACTGCGTAAATAATGAGAGTAAAAATATGCTTACAAGTATTGAAAAGTTGCTGTATATAAAAGAAGAAATAAAAAAAGCCGATGCTGGTCCTATATCCTTCAATTATACACTAAATGAAAAATCCTACAGCAAAACATTAAATGCTGGAGAGTCATTTACACTTACATTACCTTCAAAGGATATAAATAATTTAAAAATCAATTCCGTAACAGGAGACATTTCTATGGTTTCCATGTTTAAAAAGCCTCTTACGGATATTAAAGAACCTGATAATAATCTGACTATCAAAAAAGCTTATTATTCCAAAAAAGGTAAGGACGAGAAAACTACTTTCAAGCAAGACGAAATAGTAAAAGTAGTTATCACATTGGATATAAGCAAACAAGCCATAGATGGTTCTTACCAGGTCACCGATTTTCTTCCGTCTGGCTTAAAACCAATTGACAACCCTTCAACCATGGGTGTTGAGCCAAATAGTAATGAAATAAGCTATATGGAATCAGATGGGCAAAAAGTAACCTTGTACATTAGTAAAGACCAGAAAAAGAGCCCCCCGCTTACCTACTACGCAAGAGTAATAAGCCCTGGAACTTACAAGGCTGATAGTGCAATAATTCAGAGTGTATCCTCCAAGGAAAGTCTGAATACAAGTGATACAAGTACAATAGTTATACAATAG
- a CDS encoding class I SAM-dependent methyltransferase: MLLADDWKDYELIDTGNGEKLERWGTYVLRRPDPQIIWPVNDNNGLWNKADAHYHRSTSGGGKWEYKRKLPERWKISYKGMSFHIEPTGFKHTGLFPEQAVNWSWMMDKIRSSKRPINVLNLFAYTGGATVAAAYAGASVCHVDASKGMVQWAKDNISLSGLSDRPVRFITDDVIKFVQREKRRGSVYDAIIMDPPSYGRGPKGEIWKIEDEIYPLVELCMDVLSKEPLFFLINSYTTGFSPTVVENILKMTIGKKFKGSISSGEVGIPVSSTGLILPCGIFGRWEAKS; the protein is encoded by the coding sequence ATGCTGCTTGCTGATGACTGGAAAGATTATGAATTGATAGATACAGGAAATGGAGAGAAACTTGAAAGATGGGGTACATACGTTTTAAGAAGGCCTGACCCACAAATTATTTGGCCTGTTAATGACAATAATGGTTTGTGGAATAAAGCTGATGCGCATTATCATAGAAGCACAAGTGGGGGAGGTAAGTGGGAGTACAAAAGAAAGCTACCGGAAAGATGGAAGATATCATATAAAGGAATGTCATTTCATATCGAACCTACGGGATTTAAGCATACAGGTTTATTTCCCGAACAAGCTGTTAACTGGAGCTGGATGATGGATAAAATACGTTCTTCCAAAAGGCCGATCAACGTGTTGAACCTTTTTGCATACACAGGCGGGGCTACAGTTGCTGCTGCATATGCCGGAGCATCGGTATGCCATGTAGATGCCTCAAAGGGTATGGTGCAGTGGGCTAAAGATAATATAAGCCTGTCGGGACTTTCAGACAGGCCCGTACGCTTTATAACCGATGACGTTATTAAATTTGTTCAAAGGGAAAAGCGAAGGGGCAGCGTTTACGATGCAATAATAATGGACCCTCCGTCTTATGGTCGTGGACCAAAGGGAGAAATATGGAAGATTGAGGATGAGATATATCCTTTAGTTGAGCTGTGCATGGATGTTCTATCAAAGGAACCGCTTTTCTTTCTCATAAATTCATATACCACAGGTTTTTCTCCAACTGTAGTTGAGAATATTTTAAAAATGACCATAGGAAAGAAATTTAAGGGTTCCATATCTTCAGGTGAGGTTGGAATACCCGTTTCTTCTACGGGGTTGATACTTCCGTGCGGTATATTTGGCCGTTGGGAGGCAAAAAGTTAA
- a CDS encoding D-2-hydroxyacid dehydrogenase yields the protein MLRICFLDAKTLGSDANLSGLAEFGDISIYNTTKSEDVIDRIKDQDIVITNKVVLNESNLKPALNLKLICVAATGTNNIDLGYAKSRGIAVTNVAGYSTQSVAQHTFAMLFYLLESLKYYDEYVKSMDYSKSDVFTHLEKPFTELYGKTWGIIGLGTIGGTVACIARAFGCRVVYYSTSGMNNNGEYERVELDKLMEVSDIVSIHAPLNDRTRNLIDYRCLQSMKKSAILINLGRGGIVNENDLAKALDEDLIMGAALDVLESEPIKPSNPLLALKKREKLIITPHIAWASVEARRRLINELNLNIKAFLNNEVRNRVD from the coding sequence GTGTTAAGAATTTGCTTTCTGGATGCAAAAACACTTGGAAGTGATGCGAATTTATCAGGATTGGCTGAATTTGGAGATATATCCATATATAATACAACCAAGTCTGAAGATGTAATAGACAGAATAAAAGACCAGGACATAGTGATAACAAATAAAGTTGTACTTAACGAAAGTAATTTGAAGCCTGCTCTAAATTTGAAACTTATATGCGTTGCTGCGACAGGTACAAATAATATTGATTTGGGCTATGCCAAAAGCAGGGGAATTGCTGTGACAAATGTAGCAGGATACTCTACACAGAGTGTGGCCCAACATACATTTGCCATGTTGTTTTATTTGCTGGAGAGCCTTAAGTATTATGATGAATATGTAAAATCAATGGATTATTCAAAAAGTGATGTGTTTACCCACCTAGAAAAACCGTTTACCGAACTTTATGGGAAGACCTGGGGAATTATTGGACTTGGAACTATTGGAGGTACGGTTGCTTGTATTGCAAGAGCGTTTGGATGCAGAGTTGTTTATTACTCAACTTCGGGAATGAATAATAATGGTGAATATGAGAGAGTTGAGCTTGATAAGTTAATGGAGGTATCTGATATAGTTTCCATTCATGCACCGTTAAATGACAGGACCAGGAACCTTATAGACTATAGGTGTTTGCAGTCTATGAAGAAGAGTGCAATACTTATAAACCTTGGCAGAGGCGGAATAGTAAATGAAAATGACCTTGCAAAGGCTTTGGACGAAGATTTGATAATGGGGGCAGCTCTTGATGTTTTGGAATCGGAACCTATAAAACCTTCAAATCCTCTTCTTGCTTTAAAAAAGCGGGAGAAATTAATTATAACACCTCATATAGCCTGGGCAAGCGTTGAGGCGAGAAGAAGGCTTATAAATGAGCTGAATTTAAATATTAAAGCTTTTTTAAACAATGAAGTGAGAAACAGAGTGGATTAA
- a CDS encoding RluA family pseudouridine synthase, whose protein sequence is MSPGKNMKIKILYEDNHLLVVEKPVNIPVQQDSTNDVDMLTLLKEDIKVRYNKPGNVYLGLVHRLDRPVGGAMVFAKTSKAASRLSDQVRTRGLNKTYYAVVHGKFEDKQGRLENYLLKDEKTNMVSVVSPEVAGAKQAILDYKVIDVFKDYTLIKVDLHTGRSHQIRVQFSNIGHPLYGDQRYGKSVNKVGQQIALWSCGIALKHPTTEEELDFKCNPPDVEPWNWFKYLGF, encoded by the coding sequence ATGAGCCCCGGTAAGAACATGAAAATTAAAATTCTATACGAAGATAACCATCTGCTGGTAGTGGAAAAGCCAGTTAATATCCCTGTTCAGCAGGATAGCACAAACGATGTTGATATGCTTACACTTCTGAAAGAGGATATAAAAGTCAGATATAATAAGCCGGGGAATGTGTATTTGGGCCTTGTTCATAGGTTGGACAGACCTGTGGGCGGAGCAATGGTTTTTGCCAAAACATCAAAGGCAGCATCAAGGCTTTCGGATCAGGTTCGTACAAGAGGTTTGAATAAGACTTATTACGCTGTAGTACACGGGAAGTTTGAAGATAAACAAGGCAGATTGGAAAACTATCTCCTAAAGGACGAAAAAACCAATATGGTAAGTGTTGTTTCTCCTGAGGTGGCAGGGGCAAAACAGGCAATTCTTGATTATAAGGTGATCGACGTATTTAAGGATTACACTTTGATAAAAGTAGATTTACATACAGGACGTTCACATCAAATAAGAGTGCAGTTTTCAAATATAGGCCATCCGCTGTATGGAGATCAGAGATATGGCAAGAGTGTAAACAAAGTTGGTCAACAGATTGCGTTATGGTCTTGCGGTATTGCATTGAAGCATCCGACAACGGAAGAAGAATTGGATTTTAAATGTAATCCGCCTGATGTGGAGCCGTGGAATTGGTTTAAGTATTTAGGCTTCTAA